In a genomic window of Streptomyces sp. NBC_01231:
- a CDS encoding hemolysin III family protein, translating into MTAEDTQPPAHGRDPQPCPGTTPDAMRTPAVDAPAGPTGRQAAAAGLEGGVERAAAALKPRMRGWLHAGVFPLALVGGIVLITVSRSAAAVAACSVYALSACLLFGTSAVYHRGTWGPRGEAVLRRLDHANIFLIIAGTYTPLAVLLLPTDRQRVLLAVVWAGALAGIAFRILWIGAPRWLYTPCYIALGWVAVFNLPDFARTGGTAVVVLVIAGGLLYTAGAVVYGLKRPDPSPAWFGFHEIFHALTIAAFTAHYTAILLAAT; encoded by the coding sequence ATGACCGCCGAAGACACTCAGCCGCCGGCACACGGGCGCGATCCCCAGCCCTGCCCCGGCACCACTCCCGACGCCATGCGCACTCCCGCGGTCGATGCGCCTGCCGGCCCAACCGGCCGGCAGGCTGCAGCCGCCGGCCTGGAAGGCGGGGTGGAGCGCGCGGCGGCTGCGCTGAAGCCGAGGATGCGCGGCTGGCTGCATGCCGGCGTGTTCCCCCTCGCGCTGGTCGGCGGCATCGTCCTGATCACCGTTTCACGCTCGGCTGCGGCCGTGGCGGCCTGCTCGGTGTACGCGCTGTCTGCCTGCCTGCTGTTCGGTACCAGCGCGGTCTACCACCGCGGAACGTGGGGTCCGCGTGGGGAGGCGGTCCTGCGGCGGCTGGACCACGCGAACATCTTCCTGATCATCGCCGGCACCTACACCCCGCTGGCGGTACTGCTGCTGCCCACGGACCGGCAACGGGTGCTGCTGGCCGTGGTGTGGGCGGGTGCCCTGGCCGGCATCGCCTTCCGCATCCTGTGGATCGGGGCTCCCCGGTGGCTGTACACCCCGTGCTACATCGCGCTGGGCTGGGTGGCCGTCTTCAACCTGCCCGACTTCGCGCGCACCGGCGGCACCGCGGTCGTCGTACTCGTCATCGCCGGCGGTCTGCTCTACACCGCGGGCGCCGTCGTCTACGGACTCAAGCGCCCCGACCCTTCACCGGCCTGGTTCGGCTTCCACGAGATCTTCCACGCCCTGACCATCGCCGCCTTCACCGCGCACTACACGGCCATCCTCCTGGCAGCCACGTGA